TGCCGAACAGCTGTACCCCAGAAGTGTGAAGAGCCTTGGGTCTCTCTGGTGCAGGCCCAGAGCTGAGCGAGGACAGTACTCTCCCTAGGGGACTTTGGTTAAAGAATCTATGATTTAAAgttatgaaggggaaaaaaaagcttggATAAAGTGAGCTTATCTGGATTGCTCTGACCTCGAGCAAGCCCAGGACTAGGTGTTGTGTTGACCTTTGCAGATAAGAATCCTTTGAGTGTAGGATGGTTCTGGTAGAGGATTgaagcttccccctgccccttgttGTTATGAAAGAGAGTTGAATTCTGAGGGTGAGACTGACTCAGGGCCACCTGACCCCTACTCCTGCTGCTTTTCCAGTGGccatggacaagtcacttcacctccctGCCTTTGTTTCTCCATCTGACGCGGGAGTGATATTATTTACCTGCCTttgtgggggtgggagtcagCATAATCATGTTTCAAGATTGCTGTTGcagtcctctctcttccctctggcACAGAAGGGAGCACAGCAGCATAGCACAGCAATCTCATGAGTGACATTTCTCCTCCTCTTAGCAACAGATCAAGGTACCACTTATATTCCCTTAAGGATCTGGTGGTGATACAAAGGCAGGTGACTCAATGTGCCTGCCTCTCTGGGGTGTGGGTGGAGGTGAGCATGCACCACTGGCTTCTCAAGCAGAAAGGCGGGTAAAAGAAACACTCACTTGTATGCCCCCACTAGTGAAATATGTGGCACTCCTgaggtgggtgatgggagggatcccgtgaggattccctgttgtgatccctccctctggggtatctggtttTGCCTCTGTGGGCCACCAGGACACCGGGCTGGATGgtcctttggtccgacccagctGGCTGCTCTTATGCCAAAGAAAGCAAGCAAAAGAAATGAAGGTTGAGAGTGAACACCtcatccttttctgctgaacggCTCCCAAGTGATCCATGTAAAGTCACGTGTGTATTTGCTTATTGCACTGCCCACatttgagagagagggagaagatcAAGTGCTATAATTGCAATGGGATTCTCTCTTAGTGGACATTGAATGTTGGAGAGGAAGAGGTGGTGGATTAATTCCATCCTGCATTGCCAGGTTCTTGGGTCTACTCTCAGCCTTGTGCAGAGGAGACCAGCACGGACTGGTTTTGCTGCTTAGACAGCAATCTGAGCCAAGGGAAGGCTTATTCCTCAGAGTCTAATGATTTGATCAAGGGATTGGGAGAGGCTAGATCAATGTTCTGCTAACTCTGCTACTGACTCACTCTGACTGTAGTCATGTCACTATgcctctctgagcctcagtttccccatctctaaaatgggaataatgttgGTAGCCTTTGGCTCCTCTGGTAAGTGGTATTGTTATGAAAATATGGTCCCTTTTATTATGAGGGAGCCACTAATAAGTTCAGAATGAAATCTCTTCAAGTAGAAATGATAGTGATTGTCAGCAAGGATCAGAGAAGTGAGGGGAAAATAGAAAACCATTAGAGCTGCAGGATGAAAGCAGCTGACCTTCCCTTCACCAAAGGAAAAGCCCAACAATTCTCCTCTTGAGCAAGGGAAAGCACCAAGTCCTTGCAGTCAGTGGCAGTTGGTATGCATTGGTCTGATAGGCTCAGCAAGGGAGGACTCCTGTTTGCATTTCCAATAAGCATTGAACTTACCACTCGTCCGTTTTCCCATCAGGCCGTAGAACTGCTGGAACTTCCCCCTTTTCACCAGCTCCGCAAAGCGCTGGAGTGAGGGGCTCTGCAAGCCTGCAGCCTAGAAAGCAAAAGCGAGAGCCATGGGCAGTAGCTGAAATCCCCTCCTCACTCTTGGTAATGAGCAAAGCAAGAGCTGAGTGTCTGGGAACAAAACCTTCCTTTCAAGCAGCAGCTTGGAGCACTGAGGGTGAAATAGTCAAGGGGTGGCAAATTGGTCAAGCTGTTGTGTTAGCTTCTGACATATGCAAATGGTGGTTTCTACAGAGATTCAATAGGACTTCATTGCAACATATTGGTATTAATTGCCATAATGCTGCTTAGCTTGGGCTGGTGCCTCCGTTCCTCCCGCCACTGAAATTAATCCAGGTGGTCCAATCCTTGTAGCTAGATAGTCCAGGTGATGACATTTCTGCTCAGAGCTAGATCATTTTAACCCTTGTGAACATGAATGATAACAACACATGTAATGGCAAAGAGTGAGGTTGATCTTGGCTCTTGTAAATTCTCAGGAGACAAAGCAGCAGCCTTGCTGTAGGTACTTTGCAAATGAAGAGGTAACGCAGTCCCCACTGTGTGGGCCCAGTGCTCCATTGCAACAGAGAATCAGACTCAGTGTGTGGAGGGATGTGTGtggttctgttttgttttaaacaaactcACAATTTCACTTTTTCTTTGGTGCCCAATTTCTAATTAGACACTGAGGTTTCGCACATAACTAATGTGTGTTACTATTAGTGTGAAGATACTCTGACATGTTAACACATCACAAACCTGGATTTTTTAATTCTAACCTCATGCCCTGGAACTCCATGAGCCAACATTTAATGGAGGGGAGTCACAAGGAAAACTTCCTGTGCTGCAGGGTTCTTGCACTTTCCTCTAGCAGGTGGGACTGGCTACTGTCAGGGACAGGATAGGGTCTTGTCTGAGCCAGTCTAGCAATTCCTGTGTATCATTAAGGCATTAGGGGGGGTCCACCTGTCTCTGTGAACAATTTCACAGTCAGTTTTACAGCTTACAGATTGTAAGAGGAGTTTGCAGACTACCAGGGCTCAGAGCTGAAATGCCAAGCCCTGCTGGGACAGTGGTGTGGTCCAGTGGCAAGGGCACAAGAGGGTGAATCAGGAGTTCTGCATTCttttctcagctctgccactgacgtGCTATGTGACCTGGGGCACATCATAGCCTCACTCTGTGACTCAATTTCCCCACATGTACATTGCCTTCTGCACAGTGCTTGGAGAGCTACGAATGAAACCTCACGTGTACCAGCTAAATACCGTGGTTATTTTTTCCCTATAAAAAAAATGACTCAGTGGAAGCTTGCATGCCAATTTAGTTGCAGATACCTGTGGCAGAATATATTTTAGCTTGCTGTCTCTTCGCTAAGTTGGCTAACAGTTTCTAACGAGAGAGAACAGCTGTTAGATATAGCATCTGCTTCAAGTACTAACACAGCCCCTTTTCTGTATGCACATCAAAGCAGATAAGTTGTCTAGAAATGCACCATATGAAGCATTCCTTCCAAGTACCTTATTTCTGATGTACCAATTGCTGTGATGTTTAGGCACCAAACAGGATTGCTGGTAGATATTTTCCCCTTCTTAGAAATCATTCATTTGAAAATGTTACATGCTTTTCCTTTTTAACCAGAGAACTTGAGTTGAAATCACTTTACAAATCAGAAAACTGAGATCCAGACAGGTTAAGTGGAGATAATAAATACCTCCCTCCCTCTCGCATCTTCTTGGGGTGTTGTGAGCATAGTTTGGAAAGGACTTTGAAGAGCTCAAGTTTTGCATAAGTGCAAAACATCACTACTGGCTCTTTGTGGTCCTCCTTTGCAGGAGATTATAGTGAAATCAGGCTGTGCTAAGATACTGAGAGAATAAATTCCCCAAGCCATAGTCAAAGACACGAAGAATAAGCCATTTACCTTCAGAGATGGGGCTTTCTGATGGTCTTCCTCCAAACTGAGCATATCATCTTCAAAACAGGAAACCAGTGAACACATTAAAATCAGCAGGAAAAAAACTCGAAAGCTTCCCATAGTTCTTGACAAAGATCCTTGCCTAAATCTCTACTTTCAACTAACTAAATAGTTGAGGGAGTTTAGAAATGAGATGCTGGGTTTTTTCCTAcctctttttatttctttctttcttatagcTGCACTTGTCAGTTTCATAAGATATTCGCTCCCGAATTCAGTGCCTGTTTCTTTCTAGTCTTTCTCTGTCCTGTCAAAGTCCTAGATTTGCCTTTTATCTCTTCTCCAAAGCTGagctctgctgcctctatttatCCAGTTTTCTCAAAGGGATTTACTTTCCCCAGTCCAATCAATGAGCAGCTACTCCTGTGACTTCACAAATTACCCAATGGTTctctgaggaggagggagggatgccCTCTGCTCCCTTGTCCTCCTATCACTGATTTCCTCTCTCCATCACTCAGACCTCAAAGCAGGTTGACTACACTATGGCAAAGGCATTTCTTTATCCTTTGTAAAGATTTCTGATAATTCATTCCAATTTGGAAAGGCACATTCGCCTAGCTTCCTCCCCAGCCTTGAAGTTCATGTTACTGATCCTACCACATACACACTCCATGAAAGGGGGCACTCACAGAAGTCCTCTGGGGAGCCCCATTgccctgttctgctgggccagatcctctggtctccctcagACAAAGCACAGGGGTTACCGCCTCTCTGCAGAGCAGTGCACACACTGAACAACTTCAGCTCTGAGAGGACGCAGTCCGAAGGGCTCAGCATCCAGGAAACCCACCCACCCAAAGTGAtcaaaactccaaataaatccatctttctccaTGGAAAAGTTGTACACAGGAAAAGCATATAAGGATGTCTACCCTCTGTCAATGAAAGAGAAAAGtgcacagcagctgctccccctcccaggtaacaattatttacactgggcctgatactaaaagtgtttttattaagtacaaaaaataggattaagtggttgcaagtgaaaacagacaggtCAAAGTAAGTTAGTACATTAACATGAATTGAGAAGgaatagctagttctaattcaccaaggctatgtctagactgcaagcctctttcgaaaaagagcgtctagactgcaagcggaactttcgaaaaagcaagccgctttttcgaaagagagcacccaggcagtctggatgctctctttcgaaaaaccccagtttgcattcaagaatgccttttttcgaaagagcactttcgaaaaaaggtgttctttctcatgaaattaggtttaccgccgtcaaaagaaaagccacgttctttcgatttaatttcgaaagaacgcggctgcaatctagacgcaggtgaagttttttcgaaaaaaggctactttttttgaaaaaccccctgagtctggacacagcccaagaaaCTTATTACATTCAAGTTCTTACCCAAAACAGCAGTTCTTATTTCAGGTCTAAGCTTCAAATCAGAGTCAAAATcctttactctgacttgggtctccagctGTCTTCAAAGTTCTTTGTCTCGTCTCAGGGTgtgccaggcagtttcaaaaACAAGCTAAAGACAAAAGGCTGATAGTGTCCCATTGCTCAAATAGACTTATCCCCAGTGTGGAGATCTTTTGCTTGGCATCCCTCCCCCGCATGGAGAAACACCAGGTTCCAAATAGATTCCCTTGCCagatggcatggtcacatgtcttcctaggTCAGCCTCCCTTTGAACTTACAAGACAAACAGTGCTCTTTACAGATCATTGAGCTGATCACCAAGGCATTAGGTTTCCTGGATGCCAGCAATGGCTctcagcacatttaaaactattaaCAGATTCACACGTCCTATATCAGACAAGAATAACACATGCACCAGAACAGGGGATGCAGATCCAGCAAATTGTAACTGTAAAATGGATGTTACATATGacccattttgcataaagcagctTTGAGTTACACCaattgtgacagacccagactagctggctgccacacactaATGGAGGGAAGACATGCTGGGGCTTGGGTGAACGACTTTCTGTTCCCTGCATAAAGGAAAGCCCAAAACCTAAGggcagcataatcaggcaggcacctggggtcaGTTACAGCTTGCTAGGTGCTACAGGctaattagacacctgcagccaattaaggcctgcagTGCCGCTTTAAAAGGGCTCCCCAGGCAGGGAAGAGTTTAAGGAATAgactgaggggcaggagggaggaagtggGTGTGAGGGAGACTGAGGCGTGGGAATGAAAGGAAAGGTGTTGGGAGGATTGTTTGGGGGAAGCAACCCAGGGAAAAACTGCTAGATTGTGAGAGGCAGTAGCTctgcctgttgctgctgcctttaGGGTTCCTGGGGTGGAACCTGGagcagtgggcaggcctgggttcccccaacATCTCAACCTGCCTCAAGAAGGGAGATCAGGACTCCAGAGGGGATTTTACCCCAGACATTGGCAGCAGCCTGTGATGAGCTTGGCTCAGCAGGCTGTGGTTCCTGCCTGTAGTAGAGACAGAGGCTGTGTGGAGGCGgcagcaagcctctgaggctaacactGTCCACCAGCAGCACCTGACCCACAGGGAATAACTGGAGCTTGCCACAATATTAATCTTCCTAAACCAATTTTCATAAGTCATGGAGGGGGGCATTGTGTGTGCTCGCATGtgcacccacacacacatttgtaTGTACATGTCAGGTGTTTAGGGCTTCATTTTCCACTGCCAAGTGTCATTTTTATCCCTCTTCCTGCCGTCCATTTCATGCTCATCAGAAGGCCTGTTCCCTTGTCTGAGCCAGGAAACGGCATGTTAGGCCTCCCTGCACTGCAGTCACACACAACACAGCTAGTCACCATGGTAAGAGAGATTTTGATTCTACAGCTCAGCTGCAGAAAAAGCACTCAGTTACAGCCATCAGTTACACGGGGTAACCAAGCAGGCACAAGCCCATTGCTGAAGGGTTCTGAAAGGAATACTCCTGCACCCCGCATGCAGCAACGGGTGCGTGCCAGGGAAAGAGTGCCGAAGGCAGGGTACTGGACGAGGTGGCCCCTTTTCTGACCCATTTCTTTGCATCCTGCATGTCCTTATCAGCTCATTTCACAGTACATTTTCCTCCCAGTCTGACTCAGCCTGTACCTCTGTGCACCCACTCTGAGAGCATCTTGTCACAGTTAAACCCTGGAACAGACAGTGACTAATGGAACAAGAACTTAATTAAAACGTCTCCATCATCTTCTTGTAGATTTTAGGGATCTCACTGCAATCCTTCTGCCTTGCTAGCTGtatcctcccactgctgccttgtTTATAGACACTGCTGCTAAATTCcctgccagctgggggagagaatGAGCTGGAAAGCCAGAGCTTTGCCCCGTATGCTCCTGGACTGACTTCTTATGCGCAGTAGGGGGGCGGGGGTTGTAAACTCTCATTTGAAACAATACCACTTTGAAATCGAGTTTAGACTAGGAAAAATGTGATTGATATTCAGTGCAAATTCACAACCTCCCTTGGTGTTGTAGAGTGCACTCTAGCAGAAAAGAACCTGCCAGGTTGGGGATatgaaagccaggactcctgtgtAACCTTAAAGAATACatggtgcctcagtttacccatctgcaAAGGGGTTTAATTACTGAATACTTACAGAGATCTTTAAGATTCTCTGGACTTGTCTACATGGGCAAACTTTAGCAATATAGGCTAAGGAAGTGGTTTCTCAACCACGGGCCATGACCCAGCACTGGGGTGTGGAAGGTCAGGCACTGGGTTGCTTTGCGGGAGGGTGCCAAGGCAGCTCCGTGCCTGTTCTGGCACCACGGACTGTTGTTCtccagaagcggccggcagcaggtCCGGTTCCTATGGCATTCCACGCACTCTGTCCAGCCTGGCACTGGTTCCCAGGCAGTGCCCGCAGGAgagagcagcaggcagagccactTTTGTGCCTCTGCCTAAGAGCCGGGCCTCCTGCTGGTGGCTGCCGGGGCACGGTGTGatctgatccagagaatagaaaggtgtgctgtctgccaggtgctaagatacgggatgtggaactgaggttgaagaggattattaagggagcaggaaggaatccattgatcatccttcatgtaggaacaaatgatacggctagattctcgctggaacgaattaagggagactatgctaggctggggaggacgctcaaggaaattgaggctcaggtgatctttagtgggattctgcctgttcctagagaagggcaactaagatgtgacaggattatgatgatcaatagatggcttaggccaggagtgtccaaacttttttcaaagagggccagatttgatgaagtgaacatgcgtgagggccgaccattttgcctgacattctttgaaccattaaaattaaatgcaaattaactattttatgcaaagtttattgcaaacggcatacttttcatttcgtcacatggatgacaaatctaaacaagtgttaaatcactctgcctttcatatctgaaggccagatgaaaaaaaaatccaggaagctgaaatatatgtcaggaacattgtaaagtacattacatattattggtaataaaggttgtctgtcaacttttaagttcaaaaaatatgaacaggaacataacaccaagtatacatgttgtgtccaaatatatttataactgatttagaccaactgacattaactgagattttacaatgtattcatctcaatacatatggattcgttggaggccataaaagatagatattgccaaattacctgtggggccgtattaaaccggaacacgggccgcaattggcccgcgggccggactttggacatgcctggcttaggcagtggtgttataaggagggctttgggatgtatggtcactgggaggcatttatggacagaggactgttctctcgggatggacttcacctaagtagggaggaaatagacttctaggatggaggctggctcaactgattaagagagctttaaactaggtatttgggggagatggttgggagatgtccaggtaatctctacgccggattttaacactgagagggaggaaaacgaagttaGAAAGGATAtacctgggggtaggagaatgaacatgaggaagggtagggtggatactagtctaataggtcatattggaggtacaacatccgtgccaaattgggtaaagaatgtgagtgaggccaaacagcaaaaattaagatgtttgt
This genomic interval from Pelodiscus sinensis isolate JC-2024 chromosome 29, ASM4963464v1, whole genome shotgun sequence contains the following:
- the TAC4 gene encoding tachykinin-4 isoform X2, which produces MKLTSAAIRKKEIKRDDMLSLEEDHQKAPSLKAAGLQSPSLQRFAELVKRGKFQQFYGLMGKRTSGHPGEKFIGLMGRRYSRGESTADGDNSQPILAWEP
- the TAC4 gene encoding tachykinin-4 isoform X1; translation: MGSFRVFFLLILMCSLVSCFEDDMLSLEEDHQKAPSLKAAGLQSPSLQRFAELVKRGKFQQFYGLMGKRTSGHPGEKFIGLMGRRYSRGESTADGDNSQPILAWEP
- the TAC4 gene encoding tachykinin-4 isoform X3, which codes for MLSLEEDHQKAPSLKAAGLQSPSLQRFAELVKRGKFQQFYGLMGKRTSGHPGEKFIGLMGRRYSRGESTADGDNSQPILAWEP